AAAGCGCTATATGTGACCGGCGAAGAGTCGCTACAGCAGGTGGCGATGCGCGCCAAACGGCTACAGCTGCCTATGGATAAGCTGCAGCTGCTGGCCGAAACCGATGTGCAGCAAATCATTAGCCAGGCGCAGCAGCACAAGCCAAAGATCATGGTGGTCGACTCGATTCAGGTGATGCATCTAAGCGAGATTAGCTCGGCCCCGGGCAGCGTCAGTCAGGTGCGGGAAAGCGCCGCGTTTTTAACCCGCTTTGCCAAGCAAAGCGGCACGATTTTATTTCTTGTCGGTCATGTTACTAAAGATGGCTCTTTAGCTGGGCCTAAAGTGTTAGAACATATGATAGACACCTCAATACTGCTTGAAGGCTCATCGGACAGCCGCTTTCGCACCTTGCGCGGGCAAAAAAATCGCTTTGGCGCGGTCAACGAGCTGGGCGTATTTGCGATGATGGAAGACGGCCTCAAAGAGGTGAAAAACCCTTCAGCGATTTTTCTACAGCAAGCGGCTGAGCCATCCTCAGGCTCGGTAGTTATGGTGGTGTGGGAAGGCACAAGACCACTGTTAGTTGAAATTCAGGCCTTGGTCGACGACAGTAATTTTGGCAACCCGCGACGGGTGGCGGTTGGAGTTGAGCAAAACCGCATAGCCATGCTGCTGGCCGTATTGCATCGCCACGGCGGCGTGCATGCCGGTGATCAAGACGTTTTTGTAAATGTGGTTGGTGGGGTAAAAGTGTTAGAAACTGCAGCCGATTTATCTGTTTTGCTGGCGGTGGTGTCGTCACTGCGCAACGCCATCCTGCCGCAAAATCTGGTGGTGTTTGGTGAGGTTGGCCTGTCGGGCGAAATCCGCCCCGTGCCGTCGGGGCAAGAGCGACTGCAAGAAGCGGCTAAGCATGGCTTTCAACGTGCGATAGTGCCGCGCGCAAATGCCCCGCGCGAGCCAATTGCCGGCATGGAGGTGGTGCTGGTCGACCGCCTCGAGCAAGCGCTGCAGGCAATATAAGGGTAATAACAACGCCGCTTTATACATACAAATGTTCTGAGCCTGAGCCGCTGATTGCATACACTAGTAACAAATAGCAAAGCAGACATCACGCAGGAGCAGACAATGAAAAGCATGACCTTTCGCTATACCACCGAGGTAGTCACTCAACTGTCAGGTGATTCCTATGAGGCTATCTATGCGCAGTTTTTGGCCATTCGCAACGGTCAGCAGGTGCTGCCCGAATCGGCGCTGCAAACGGTGCTGCCGATGCAGGGGCGACGGTTTTTTGTTGGCCTAGAGCAGCATGGGCTGCACGAGGTTTGCCGCTTACGCGGTGATTTTGAGCAAGATATTGTCGCCAATACGCCGCTATTAAATCCGCTGGCCCGACTGCCTAGTGATGCCATGGCCGATTGGCATTTTCATGCTCAATAAACGGCAGGGTGCTGTGTAAGCGCAGCGCCTCAATCGAGTCAATCACCGCGCAGGGCGGGTTAAGCAGCAGCTCGTCGTTGGGCTGATATTTGCCAGTGCGC
Above is a genomic segment from Pseudomonadales bacterium containing:
- the radA gene encoding DNA repair protein RadA, translated to MAKAKKAYVCSDCGGEHSKWQGQCSECGAWNTLSEIILQPAKASANAPRYSGYAGQTTQAVQTLAEVDLQELPRISTQVGELDRVLGGGLVHGSAILIGGHPGAGKSTLLLEILCKLAEQQKALYVTGEESLQQVAMRAKRLQLPMDKLQLLAETDVQQIISQAQQHKPKIMVVDSIQVMHLSEISSAPGSVSQVRESAAFLTRFAKQSGTILFLVGHVTKDGSLAGPKVLEHMIDTSILLEGSSDSRFRTLRGQKNRFGAVNELGVFAMMEDGLKEVKNPSAIFLQQAAEPSSGSVVMVVWEGTRPLLVEIQALVDDSNFGNPRRVAVGVEQNRIAMLLAVLHRHGGVHAGDQDVFVNVVGGVKVLETAADLSVLLAVVSSLRNAILPQNLVVFGEVGLSGEIRPVPSGQERLQEAAKHGFQRAIVPRANAPREPIAGMEVVLVDRLEQALQAI